Proteins from a genomic interval of Labrus mixtus chromosome 24, fLabMix1.1, whole genome shotgun sequence:
- the arhgap1 gene encoding rho GTPase-activating protein 1: MSSELLVDLGEDPATAQLGQLKLATIEDQQWPADESTLSKSETDLSQPFDASSPHLPWDHPFYDIARHQIIEVAGDDNFGRKVIVFNACRMPPQHQLDHHKLLMYLKGTLDQYVESDYTLIYFHHGLTSENKPSLGWLREAYREFDRKYKKNIKALYIVHPTMFIKTLLILFKPLISFKFGKKINYVSYLSELEDVVKCEQLLIPARVKDYDNKLRSSLKPSAQPPMSPPRSPPLPNQVFGVPLTLLRQRSPDDDCVPMVMRDTISFLSEQGLEIEGIFRRSANVTLVKDVQLKYNSGVSVDFREIEDVHLAAVILKTFLRELPEPLLTYQLYNDIVNFASVSEDSQVMVMKTLLESLPEENFASLRYLVMFLAQVSANSEVNKMTNSNLAVVFGPNLLWGRDNAMSLSAIGPINNFTRALLDQQHLVFT, encoded by the exons ATGTCTTCAGAGCTGCTGGTGGATCTGGGCGAAGACCCTGCGACCGCCCAGTTAGGACAGCTCAAGCTGGCCACCATAGAGGACCAGCAGTGGCCCGCCGACGAGTCGACTCTCAGCAAGtcag agaccGACCTCTCCCAGCCCTTCGATGCCAGCTCTCCTCACCTGCCCTGGGACCACCCCTTCTATGACATCGCCCGGCACCAGATCATCGAAGTGGCCG gtgatgATAACTTTGGCAGGAAGGTGATCGTGTTTAACGCCTGCAGGATGCCTCCACAGCACCAACTGGACCATCACAAACTGCTCAT GTACCTTAAAGGAACTCTGGACCAGTATGTTGAAAGTGACTACACTCTGATTTATTTCCACCACGGGCTGACCAGTGAAAACAAACCGTCCCTCGGCTGGTTACGAGAAGCGTACCGAGAGTTCGACAGAAA gtatAAGAAGAACATCAAGGCTCTTTACATCGTCCACCCCACCATGTTCATCAAGACTCTGCTGATCCTCTTCAAACCCCTCATCAG TTTTAAGTTCGGCAAGAAGATTAACTACGTGAGTTACCTGAGCGAGCTGGAGGACGTGGTGAAGTGCGAGCAGCTGCTCATCCCGGCTCGCGTCAAAGA TTACGATAACAAGTTGCGGTCGTCTCTGAAACCGAGCGCCCAGCCGCCCATGTCTCCTCCTCGCAGCCCGCCCCTCCCCAACCAGGTGTTTGGAGTGCCGCTCACATT gctcaGACAGAGGAGTCCTGATGACGACTGTGTTCCCATGGTGATGAGAGACACCATCAGTTTCCTCTCAGAGCAAG GTTTGGAGATCGAGGGGATCTTCAGACGCTCGGCTAACGTGACTCTGGTGAAGGACGTTCAGCTCAAGTACAACTCAG GCGTGTCGGTGGATTTCCGAGAGATTGAAGACGTCCACTTGGCGGCTGTGATCCTGAAGACTTTCCTCAGAGAACTTCCTGAGCCTCTGCTCACCTACCAGCTCTACAACGACATCGTCAACTTTGCCT CTGTGTCAGAGGACAGTCAGGTGATGGTCATGAAGACGCTGCTGGAGTCGCTGCCGGAGGAAAACTTTGCATCACTGCGATACCTCGTCATGTTCCtggcacag GTATCGGCCAACAGTGAGGTGAACAAAATGACCAACAGTAACCTGGCCGTGGTGTTCGGTCCCAACCTGCTCTGGGGGCGGGACAACGCCATGTCACTCAGCGCCATCGGTCCAATCAACAACTTCACCAGAGCTCTTCTGGACCAACAGCACCTGGTCTTTACCTAA
- the arl6ip6 gene encoding ADP-ribosylation factor-like protein 6-interacting protein 6, with the protein MPRSAADRESLSRSFSCDDLLSSSPVRHGGSVAPGRPVHGTGTGLKRWWFTVLSVLGSAAAVAAVGCVCALIYPILRELRGERVRGEDGTEQRMLGFWSILVLSVLVGCICCVFSWTLTYMDSQRPRRELTTLHTPADFRDVSGQSFFMGYGVAVLNGIMGMLTVIWSLT; encoded by the exons ATGCCGAGGAGTGCAGCGGACAGAGAAAGTTTGAGTCGGTCGTTTTCCTGCGATGATCTGCTGAGCTCTTCACCTGTGAGACACGGAGGGAGTGTGGCACCGGGACGGCCGGTCCACGGCACCGGGACCGGGCTCAAACGGTGGTGGTTCACGGTGCTGTCGGTGCTGGGCTCGGCTGCTGCTGTGGCTGCTGTTGGGTGTGTTTGCGCCCTCATCTACCCGATACTCAgag AGCtgcggggagagagagtgagaggagaggacgggACTGAGCAGAGGATGTTAG gtttctGGAGTATCCTGGTGCTGTCAGTATTAGTAGGATGTATCTGCTGCGTCTTCTCCTGGACTCTCACCTACATGGACTCGCAGCGGCCGCGCAGAGAGTTAACAACGCTGCACACGCCTGCGGACTTTAG aGATGTTTCGGGACAGAGTTTCTTCATGGGCTACGGGGTTGCGGTTCTAAACGGCATCATGGGGATGCTCACTGTCATCTGGAGcctcacctga
- the slc19a2 gene encoding thiamine transporter 1 produces MSVFFPTLLLCVYGFFSNLRPSEPFLAAFLMGPDKNLTETQVVNEIFPIWTYSYLALLFPIFLATDYLCYKPILVLQASSLVVTYVMLLKAQGMLAMQLMEFFYGLATASEVAYYAYIYSVVKPAHYQRVTGLCRSITLFGSAAGSLTGQLLLSVAKVQLLHLVIVTLTAAALAFVAPWFLPMPKRSLFFHKSPGSAEDGQKRGSAALLEKAEDAESKVPLNMQYATISSSSETERPRRGLLDVLRMLFDDFLQCYRCRPLLAWSLWWALSTCGYFQILNYAQPLWEKVRPSHDYEIYNGYVETASTLLGALAALLVGYLPVSWSLWGELALCVMSLLMAVCVFVMDMLKNIWLCYAAYIVFRAAYMLLITVATFQIAANLNMQRYALVFGVNTFMALLLQTLLTLVVVDSVGFGLDVYTQFFIYGGYFTLISAVFLLAGLCKLVSRRRSEEEVLANGSAEIGSDSPPISDA; encoded by the exons ATGTCCGTGTTTTTCCCCACTCTCCTGCTCTGTGTTTACGGTTTCTTCTCCAACCTGCGGCCGTCGGAACCTTTCCTCGCCGCCTTCCTGATGGGACCGGACAAGAACCTGACGGAGACCCAG GTTGTGAACGAGATCTTTCCCATCTGGACGTACTCGTACCTGGCGTTGCTGTTTCCCATCTTCCTGGCCACAGACTACCTCTGTTATAAACCTATCCTGGTGCTGCAGGCCTCCAGTTTAGTCGTCACCTATGTGATGCTGCTGAAGGCGCAGGGCATGCTCGCCATGCAGCTGATGGAGTTCTTCTACGGCCTGGCCACGGCGTCGGAGGTGGCCTACTACGCGTACATCTACAGCGTGGTGAAGCCGGCTCACTACCAGAGAGTGACCGGCCTCTGCCGCTCCATCACTCTGTTCGGATCGGCCGCGGGATCTCTGACCGGTCAGCTGCTGCTCTCCGTGGCCAAAGTTCAGCTGCTGCACCTCGTCATCGTCACGCTGACGGCGGCCGCCTTGGCCTTCGTCGCTCCCTGGTTTCTGCCCATGCCCAAGAGGAGTCTGTTCTTCCACAAGAGTCCAGGATCAGCGGAGGACGGACAGAAGAGGGGCAGCGCCGCCCTGCTGGAGAAGGCTGAAGATGCAGAGAGTAAAGTGCCTCTAAACATGCAGTACGCCACG atatCCAGCTCCTCTGAGACCGAGCGTCCTCGGAGGGGTCTCCTGGACGTGCTGCGGATGCTGTTTGATGACTTCCTGCAGTGCTACAggtgtcgccccctgctggcctggtCGCTGTGGTGGGCTCTGTCCACCTGCGGATACTTCCAGATCCTCAACTACGCTCAGCCGCTGTGGGAGAAAGTTCGTCCGTCGCACGATTACGAGATCTACAACGGATACGTGGAGACCGCGTCCACGCTGCTGG GTGCTCTGGCGGCGCTCCTGGTGGGCTACCTGCCCGTGAGCTGGTCTCTGTGGGGCGAGCTGGCTCTGTGTGTCATGTCCCTGCTCATGGCCGTGTGCGTCTTCGTCATGGACATGCTGAAGAACATCTGGCTGTGTTACGCCGCCTACATCGTCTTCAGAGCTGCGTACATGCTGCTCATCACCGTGGCAAC gtTTCAGATCGCAGCCAATCTCAACATGCAGCGTTACGCCTTAGTGTTCGGGGTGAACACCTTCATggccctgctgctgcagactctgcTCACGCTGGTCGTCGTGGACTCCGTCGGCTTCGGCCTCGACGTCTACACTCAG TTCTTCATCTACGGCGGATACTTCACTCTCATCTCGGCGGTGTTCCTCCTCGCCGGGTTGTGCAAACTGGTCTCCAGGAGGCGCTCTGAGGAGGAGGTCTTAGCCAACGGCTCGGCAGAAATCGGATCAGACTCTCCTCCAATCAGTGACGCCTGA